The sequence TGCAAATTTTGCCACTGAAATAGAAGATAAACATATATGACACCTTTTGAaaaatgtttacttataatttttaTTCACCTTAGCGTTGGCACAAGTGAATTCGTAACGAATTATTCTAGGACTAGGTCttcaataaattaaaaatcttatcGGTAAATGTTCAAGTTTAATAGAAATTTTTTATGATAAATTTGGTCTATATTAAGTGGTGCGGCAAAAGCTGGTTTCTAGTCATGTGAAAAACTTTGTAAATGCATTGGCAAGTATATGTACTTTTTTGTATGAATCATTAAGTAACTCTGAAATTTAAGTAGAGTTATTTACTTGTATATGGTCAATTGAGGTAGAGCAGCCTTGCCCTTTTTCCATTACATTCAAATTTATGTGTGAACACACGGCTTTGAAAACCTTATGAAACTTTACTGCACTATGCTGATAGCAGTGGCGACTCTAAGCTTTGAcccgtggggtcacgggacaccactagtttGAAAATTGTGTAGAAAATACGCTTTAaaatgtataggacaccactaaatttaactaaaggaccccatatattttccgAATTTATAGCATTTTCTTTAAATTGTATAGATTGGCTCTATTTTTGAGTCTACAGCAAGCGTCGATCTTTTGATCTTTTGGCATCTTGACTGCCGttcagagcctaaattgaattccaggcagattttaaaacccatgaaaatttgattctaccattttaatGGCATctcatttttattttacttttattctaccttttaaaaaaaattactttttggccgaaggtccactcggaagcaatctctttatccgtcgaatagagagagggatgactctctctacttttgagagtgttttcactctgggtagagaaatgacttgtctttattctcggataggggaaggattgtctacacctcacctccccatacaccactcgttgtggtattgggttttgtcgtTGTTGTCTTTAAATTGTATAGGAGACCACTAAACTTAACTAGTCAGACCCCATATATATATTGAATTTGTAGTTTTTTAAAGGTAAACAACCATTCAAATAACATTCAAATATAACTAGTATTGGAAAAAAAAATCGGGACCCCACTGAGTTTGGTTTCTGAAATCGTCGCTGGCTGATAGGATCAAAGTTACACATGACTGAAGACGGCGAAGTTGAAATAAAAAACATCTTTAATGCAGATACTTGCCTACAAATTTGTTCAAAGTTTATTATGGCCTGTTTTCTTTAAagctatttgttttttttttttttttaaaggctttaaagctATTTGTTTACTTCACATATGTGGCTTGTTAGTTAAAAAAATACTACTCCGTAGAATTAGCCGATAAGTAAATGGGTCTAAGTTGCCATCTCTGATCTATACTTTGCATAAATACAGACATGTGACTGATGTTTTCATTTTGGGTTCTGTTTGTTTTAGTGTCTCAAGTTTAAGACAGATCAGGCACAAGATGCTAAGAAAATGGAGAAGCTTAACAACATATTCTTTACCCTCATGGCCCGGGGTCCTGAAAGTATTACCCtttctcttttcttcttcctttAATGAATTTTCCCTTTTATAATTGAAGCAACAAACTCTGGTGTGGGTCTAGTGTTTTTGCTTTTATTTGCTTaaccaaaaaaaaagaaaaaagataaagaaaaaaaaaaggccGAGATTAAACGATACATAAGTGTGTTATGGTAACTCTTGTAGTACAACACAAGGGGTACCATGACATATAAAACATGAAAGCCACAACCATACTTTTGAGAAACAATATCCATATTAAGAACTGCGAAATTTATTGACCCTAATCAAAACAATCTTCAACAGCCGGAAATAACAGAGATCAAAATTGGTATTAAGTTACGACCTGAAATTTGCAAATATTATTGTGTTTATTTGCTTATGTTGATATCACATGTTTTAAATTGTCAATAACTTATTTTTGATTTGGCAGCTGATATAGCAGAAGTAGTTGCTGGAAAAGAACAAGTAGCACAACCTGCAAAGAGAGGAAGGG comes from Rutidosis leptorrhynchoides isolate AG116_Rl617_1_P2 chromosome 4, CSIRO_AGI_Rlap_v1, whole genome shotgun sequence and encodes:
- the LOC139844756 gene encoding signal recognition particle 9 kDa protein-like, with the translated sequence MVYIISWDDFVQQSVQIFRFNPDKTRYVMKYRHSDGKLVLKVTDDKQCLKFKTDQAQDAKKMEKLNNIFFTLMARGPETDIAEVVAGKEQVAQPAKRGRGRKQ